The window TATTTATTTACGAAACATTGTCGTTCGTGAATAATCCTCCCCCCCACAAGAAAGACGTGTAAAGGGATGATTGTGAGGTGTCCTGTTCCCCCCTTGCATATCGTAATTGATCTTCTTTCATCTTGATTTTTGAAGGCGAAAGGTCATTTTCAAGTATGCTAGTCGGAATGTAATTTCTATGGAGACATTCTTCAACTTAACTGTTGTGATTCCGTCCTATTTCTGAAATTCAAATTGCTGTTCAGATCACTGATAACGTCAATCACTTCTGTTTCATGATCAACACAGGAAACAATAACACTGTCCTTTTGCAATTCTTTAGATGACAATCGATTTTCAGGTCACCTTCGGTAATCTATTGGAATTAGATCCAATGGGCAATACTTACAAAATAAGCATTGAATAAGATGTAATCATTACACAGCATGAAAAGTACATTAAATGCTACATCAATTGCTTTTCGTGTGTTTCTCATATCATTTTTGCTTGAAGTGTAATCGTCTGCTTCGAactgcaattatttttttttgtacgagCTACTTACAAGCATTGCTTTGCTTGACATAACATTCAGTCATATTTGACACTCCTAACCGTTAAGGACGTAAGCTTTTGTTCCGTTATTTATCCAGTAACTTTGTGTTATTTATTGTTCATTAGCACAATTTTGTTGCCAGTTTCTTTGTTTCGATTTGTATTTTCGTGAATTCAACACTGCTTTGTCCAGTGATATGCATTGTGTGTCATTGATGTCGTGAAATACGAGAATTGAATTCAACTGAAAATCACATTATGCAAGTTTAGGGACTTATACATTATATTCATTCCATTTCAAGAAACACCATCGGTGAAGCTGGTTGGGGAACCCTCTCCCATGGATGGATTGGTGGTCATGGAGTCAAACAGTCATATGTGCTATTTTGACTTTAACCTCAGAGCTGCTGATTTAGTCTGCAGAGAACTCGGCTTCCCAGCTGCAAAAGATTATTCAGCTGACGCTATTTCAGgtccagcaatatcggacaagACTCAATGGTTTTCATATTCTAAAGGTAACTGCAATATTGTGCGCATTGAACGAAATATTGTGTGATTGCATTCCTTTGTACTGcattttctttacttttgtaAGAAAACAGTCTTATTGATTTAGTATAACTATATATGTGTGGATGTTATGCTGTATTTGCAGATGCTATGCTGTAATGACACTTtaattgttggaaatggaagCATCTCCATATTTCGCATTGTATTTGATGAATTTAGACGGAGGCGATCATCTACATTAGCACATTTTCACACTGAAAGGTTGGAAATGCTCGAGTCGAagtattaattaatttatttaaatgttcttttagcagggtagccctttcagtcGATTTACTGTTCTACAAAGGACACTGACCACGTTATATTCAGTTaaaatatcatgtacatgtcaGAACACAATCAcatgcaaagaagaaaatgaccTACACTGCTACTCAAattcttgaaatgaataaatgtattgTCATCTCTGagaataattatttcatttctaccCACAGAATCTAACTGCCAAACTTCCAGATACAAGAAGAAAAACTGTTTATTCATATACCGCAGGTTCAAATTAATAACCCCATCAAACATGTAACAGTACGTGAAATGGTTTTTCGAAATATCAACACACAGGTTGTCACAAAGCAAGACTACAGGATTGTCTATCAAAACGAGCTGAGTGTCCCTGTAACAGGACTGTGAGACTCAGATGCCGAGGTGAGATCGAACATAATAAATCGACCTACTAGCGATTTATTGCGTTTATACATAACGTGCAATGAAGAGCATGTACAGTCGCAGTGTTGCCTCTTTAAAATAGCCATTATAGTCCGGAGTAGGTTGGAGTGGTAAGCGTAGCTAGATTTTATCAGGTATTTTTTATTGACCGAACTTTCTTCCCGTACATAGTGGACCACCATGAGCTCTGCGTGAATAGACAAGAGGTCACTGTACAGTACGCCGACTTACGGGGCTTGGGGTTTCAATGTGTCACTTGATATTTTGAACTTGAGTTGGCTTTGAAGAGAATCATGATCTTTAGTGTAGGTATCACTCAGTAAACATGTCATATGTCAACATATAACAAATCACGTGCACAacctatataattatataatcacacacacacacacacacacacatatatatatatatatatatatatatctatatatatatatatatatatatatatatttatatatatatatatacactcaagAGGCGCATTGACATCAAAACTACATTTACATTTTACTATTCAACAACAGATTGATAGATTAGCTATGCAATTATTGTTACGCCAGCAATCGGCAAAAAATCCAGCTGATGTGGCTGCTAGGCTGGGATGCTCGTGGTTGCTAGATTTGGTGTGTTTGTGGTTTCATGATGTGCATGTTGCACGACACAACGAGGAAGACAGACACGTCTAGGTGTGCTGTGAACAAGGTCAAAGGCCGAAAgcttaaggcccggtcccactgcacttacggatgcaaagaggatgcaGAGCGTAAAAAAGATCTTGCCATCCGCTGGAAAACGCTACGCATCCGCTGTGTACTCATCGCATACGTGTTACAtacgctctatccatcgagcatccgtccatgGTGATTTCATCCGctcaaaaagttttaagctgcttaaaacttttagaacggatggaCTTTCCGccgtgtacgatgtaaatccgcgacatatacgagcaacaaacgttgtacgTCCGTtatcatcccttaaacgtccgctgtatcctctctgcatcctctgggcatcctcgcaactcacatccgctgcagctgaaaacggaaagagggaggaaagatatggtacatggaacgtctctacatcgttaatagcacggaaatagaaaggatgtaagcgtatgcatctcgtatataaagtatTTAAAACGGACAAAGCGTTTGTATCTGGGATGTATCTCGTATATTTAGGATGTCTGGAGTATGTCTTGAGTATGTAGAAGGACACCTAGCGGACAACcgatattttgtataaaaagggggagaaaaatCATCTGGATCTCAGTACGAGTCGAGCAGCCGTGGTGTACAGGCCTCATTACCCTTGGTCTTGGTCTTCAACATCAACTGTTTTCCATCATGGATGATCaaagagtccatttgatagcTGCACTCATTCAACAGCGGAACCACAACCTGTTCAGTCTGTATCAAGTTTTAgacagaaggagaagaaggagaagaaggagacgTCCAAGAGCTGTGTGGGTCCGAGGATGGATCGTGAGAAGAATGGAGTTTGGACTGTATGACCAGTTGATGGTGGAGCTGAGGAATGAAGACCCTCGTGCATTCCATCACTTCATGAGGATGCCACCAGCCATGTTTGACGAACTAGTAGAGCGTCTGAGACCGAGGTTGACCAAGCCTAGCACCAACTTTCGTCCCAACCTGGACCCTGGATTGAAGGTGGCACTGACTCTGCGGCACCTGGCCTCTGGAACCACATACAGAAACATGCAGTATGCATGGAGGGTGCCACACAACAGCATCAGCAAAGTCGTCAGAGAAGTGGTAGAGGCCATCGTTGAAGAATACGTTGACGAGCTCCTCAGGTGCCCAACCACTGAACAAGGCTGGAAACAACTTGCAGAAGATTGGTATCAGAGGTGGAACTTTCCTCACACCGTAGGAGCCATAGATGGGAAGCACGTGGCCTGCAAAGCTCCAGCCAACTCAGGGTCCACTTATCACAACTACAAGGGCTTCTTCAGTATCATCCTCTTTGCCATGGTTGATGCTGACTACAAGTTCATCTACATCGATGCTTCAGGCAACGGGTCAGCTTCAGATGCCCAGATATACAACGCAAGTGACCTCAAGGATGGGCTGGAACGCAACCTCATCATGGGTTTTCCTGGTCCAGACCCCCTTCCCAATGACACACAAGATGTGCCCTACTTCATCGTTGGTGATGACGCATTCTCCCTCAGAACCTATCTCATGAAGCCGTACAGTTCAAGATACCTCACCCGTGAAGAGAGGATCTTCAACTACAGGCTGTCCAGGGCAAGACGGGTGGTGGAGAACGCCTTCGGCATCCTGGCTAACAGGTTCCAGATACTTCTCACCACCATGCAGCATGACCCAGAGACTGTGAGGAGCATCGTGGAAGCTTGTTGCATCCTGCACAATCTCATGCGCACCCGCTACCCAGTGTTGCAGAACAGACTAGTCGACCGTCAACAAGGGAATGGGGACATGGAGCCTGGTGAATGGAGGCAAGGACTTAATCTGATGGACACTGTGGATGTACAAGGCCACAACAGAGCTTCACGTGAAGGGAAGAAGCAGCGCAACCTCCTGAGACACTGGTGCAACTCCCCAGCTGGATCAGTGGAGTGGCAAGACAGGATGATAGATGATTAGAATGGATGCTTCCTTGAGACTGTTGCGTAAGACTGATGAGATTGTGCCATAAGAACACAGCGTTACAATGTTGTATACTTGTAGCTGTTTATTGTTAAGAACACAGCGTTACAATGGTGTTGTATACTTGTAGCTGTTTATTGTTAAATTTATTGTTAAATGTATCTTGTGGGGTCCTACAATGAATAGGGCATTAATAAACAGCTTTGTTTAATTCAAACTGTGTTGATGGCTGAATAAATTGTATTGATAATAAAGGTTCATAATATGTGTGGCAGCTTGGATGGTGGACCATACAGTCCAGTATGTAGTTGCAGTGCCAGTGTAAGTCCGGAGGTTTCCCTATCCCACAACTTTCAAGAAGTCCAAAAGTCCTTTATTCCCCAGATAATAGTAAAATACAacatcaattcaatcatagtttatttccaatcaacgaaaatcaaaacatagtacaaagtatacatgtcatgaaatgatattgttcaaacatttgcaaaagattcatgtagtatacgagataaattatataacaacattcattgtttgaacaatatcatttcctGACATGTAAACTTTGTACtattttttgattttctttgattggaaataaactatgattgaattgaattgaacatcaCTTGTGTAAACGGCCCTTTTGCccatcaataaaaaaataaaaaccaaactGTGGCCAACTGATCCCAGGCCAGACTATGTTGGTGGACCATAGCATGCTGTCATGGTTGCATTGAATAGTCAGAACTCCCTGTGTCCAATTCTTCACAGATAGTATATGACTTAACTGTTTTGATAAATAAggtaacaaaaacaacaacaacaacaacaacaacaacaacaacaacaacaacaacaacaacaacagtattaTAATCTTTGGCCACATAACTAtatcagggatttttttttccaaaatttgaattaaatttaacGTGTATAACGTTAAGTTTAACTCAAATTAGCGTTTCAAGTGTTCAAAACAAGTGTTTCAAAGACTTAACCAACACTTTATTAAGGAACAAATGCAAagttttaacctttttttttcaaagatttttccAACACTTTATTAAGTAAACAAATAATGCAAAGTTTTGACCATGTTTACCAAGTTGTTATCACCACTTTATcaagtaaacaaaacatttttataagtaaaaagaaaagtgcTGGTCACAAGTGTTCATAAGAAGTGTTTCAAAGTTTTTAACAACACTTTATTAAGTAAACAAAAAAGGCAAAGTTTTGACCATGTTTTCAAAGTGGTTATCACCACTTTATcaagtaaacaaaacatttttataagtaaaaaaaaaagttctgctcACAAGTGTTTATAAGAAGTGTTTCAAAGTTTTTACCAACACTTTATTAAGTAAACAAAAAAGGCAAAGTTTTgaccatgttttcaaaattgttatCACCACTTTATcaagtaaacaaaacatttttataagtaaaaaaaagtgCTGCTCACAAGTGTTCATAAGAAGTGTTTCAAAGTTTTTACCAACACTTTATTAAGTAAACAAAAAAGGCAAAGTTTTgaccatgttttcaaaattgttatCACCACTTTATcaagtaaacaaaacatttttataagtaaaaaaaaaagtgctgctCACAAGTGTTCATAAGAAGTGTTTCAAAGTTTTTACCAACACTTTATTAAGTAAACAAAAAAGGCAAAGTTTTAACCATTTTTTCAAAGTTGTTACCAACACATTATTAagtaaataaaacatttttaaagtaAACAATGCCGCTCACAAGTGTTCAAAACAAGTGTTAACAATCACAACTCAGTCTCTCAAACTATTCTGAGTCACTTTGAGTCATGTCCATGGTCTCAGCTGTGAGGCGTAAGGCAGTGACTGTGGCTGTGGCTGTGGCTTGAGTGCTGGTCTGACGAGGCATTGGGGTGCTTGGCCTCGAGGGTACAgcgggtggtggtggtgtggtcAGGACACCAAGGTTGGTATCAGAGAGCTGACTCAGTCCCGTGAGGTTGAGAGACCCTTCATCAAGGACTTGAGATGTCAGGCCCAATACTGCTGAGAGGTTGTCCGTTGACGGTCTTGGCTCTCGGGTGGAGGAAGGGTTGGGATGAGTGTGCTGGGGCTGTCTGGTCTGCAGCTGAGTGAGGAGTGGCGTCTCTGGCGTCCGATAAACCTTGGCCTGGACTGGGTAGTTCTGCTTCTGTTGTGAGAAGTCCTGGTAGTCATAGCCTTGGTAGGTGAGGGGCTGTTGAAAACCGTTGAAGGGCTGTGACGTCGCCTGAGATGGAGGAGCAGACCTGGACTGGGTAGGACGAGCTTCAGTTGGGCCTTGAGGGTTGTGGAAAAGTGCTGTGATCTTCTGCTTCATCACCTGGTACTCGGTCTCGGGGAGGTCCCTCAGGGTCTGGCTCACGTACGTGATGAAGGGCTTTCGGGCCGAAGATGCTCTGTCCAAGTCGACCAGCTGAGAGAGAAGTTCTGTGCTTGTCTTCATTGTGTCCCTGATCTCCAACAGCACACTGTCGTCCTGGCCCTCCAGTCTGCCTCTCTGCCTTCGTCCTCTAGAGCTGGTTGTGGAGGTGGGGGTGGGTTGGCCTCTGTTGGCTGCCGCTTGTTCCTCCATTTGTGACAGCAGGGCGTCATCCTCCATGGGATCCTCCAAGTTCGGCACTACGGGGAGTGCAGCTGTCGAGGGGGTCTCTGCTGTGGGGCCATTTGAAGACACCTGCCTGGACGGGGTAAGTGGCTCCTGGCTTGAAGGTGCCTGGCTGTCTGTGGGCTGTCTGAGGGAGATGGGTCTCAGAGGGGCTGCTCCTCGGTGGCGGATCTCACCCTCCAGGAAACTGCACTTGGCCATGACGTACTTCTCTCGGTCAGTGAGCTTGACGGCGGCCTGCCCGGATTTCTTGAGGTGTAGCTTCCCATACCAGGAGTGCATGTGCTTCCACCATCCAAGGAGTACTTCTGCGGTGTACCCCATGCTCTCTGCCTTGTCTCTCCAAGCTGCCTGCTTCTTCTTGGTGTCGCGATACAGCCTGTGGCCCTTTCTCCAAAGGTACTCGTTCTCCCTCAGCCATTCCAGCGCATCATCCTCATGCTCCTCGGAAACGGTGTActgttttctctctcccttcttcTTCCCTAATTGCCTCTTGCTCCCTCTGGCTGAAGCTTGTTCATGGCCTTCAGGGGCTTCAGCAGGGCCTTCATCATGGGCTTGATTATCAAGGCCTTCAGGGGGTTGAACAGCTGGGCTTTGAGGGGCTTGAGGGCCTTGGGGCTGCTCCtccacagcagcagcagcagccgcCGCTTCATTATCATAGTCAGAGTCACGGGATGGGGTGCTCGTTCTGCCCTTCTTAACCTTGCCAGGGCTAGAACGAGCGGACTTCCTCTTCTTCCCCGAGTGGCGCACCATGGTGTTGACTCCACATGTAGAGATGTATCAGTGTATAGGTGTAGCCTTCTTTGTAGTACagatgtactgatgtagccacCAGCACGTCTGACTGCGTGCGTGCTGTATCCACGGAGCGGACGCAATCCATACTCCCCGCATGCGCAGTGAACGGTTTGCATCAGATACATATCCGCGCGGCATCCCCTTTGTTTCCATTACGCATACGTGATGCATCCGCTCTTTCCGCCATGCGTCCGCTTCGCAATTATccccggtaaccccttcggagctgtcatccacttccatccgctttcatccgctaagcttccgatgaacatccgtttaacatccccgctacatacgaCCCAAGTCCGTTCTTTTCCGTTCTGTTTTCGcaaattttcgccaattttgtcaatttttggagcggatgaaagcggatggagccacccccgaaattttgctcgtccgctgtgtccttactgcatacgctttgtgtccgtcggccagtgggaccgggccttaaggccgtgtcacaccagccttgcgtgcgacttgcaaagaacaattttgactacccggaggtccccgtagatgatccgcacatgacagtacctagcatgtatctcaaaagtagtcgcccggaggtgcgcacgcatattattttacccgcaaccgtgtttaggccctgtcacacctttccgggcaagctactcgggcttgttacgtgtagggattttctagcataccggacattcctgagggcggaaaaggatttgtgcgagtcagcgcatgtgtcttacttgctggacgcgttatacttgcgagtatactgtgtgacctttgtaccagtcgcgtgggggctgacaactcagtgaaggaattcctctaatgaaatggctgaaatctcacagaatttcattatcttggctgcatacgggactgcgaagtacctgcgtgggaattgcctgggaagtactgccgctaagggtctcctactggcgttctgcgtggacctctacgggcattcccgcgactcacccggaaaaagttttggtcatgctcaaaacttggctgcggttaaatcggacttgcgtgagcgcctccgggcaactacgcgctagatactgtcaggtgcggaccaactgcggagagctccgggagtaaatttgtttccccgcaagtcaagccgcagaagttcccccgtacggtatgacaaggcatgaatgaaaattgcaaacattcttgttcgcccgctgaaaatcttcttcgtgctggaaactacctcctcgccacaagcccgcgtagcttgcccggaatggtgtgacacggcctttagaaATGAAAAGTGCGGTTGACAAGCTAGGCCGCTAGATGGAATTTGTTTTTTCgtaaacacatacacaccaacatgttatttgtatacataattttattttaaTATGTATTCTTTATATATGTATTACATATGTATATCCCCCTATATATTAAATAGAGATTTGAGTACCCCTTGTTTTATTGGCTCTAAGAAAGGTGTCAATTATTTATTCTCTTTTAAAATGGCATACTGTCctgtatttacttatttatgAATGTATCTACGCTAGTACAAAGTCGAATATGTAAATGCTTTAATACTTGTATAAGACCAGGTAGTGCAgttacgggtgctgttcgttattccgaagattcgttattccgaaggttcgttagtccgaaacacacaaattccctgtacaggttcgttaatccgaaaatgaaaaagggttcgttaatccgaaaatttgtggcgttattccgaaggttcgttattccgaagatctgttaatccgaaaatgaaattcggaataacgaaccttcggaataacgaatcttcggacttaAGAGccttcgcaataacgaaccttcggaataacgagctgtaaccgcaGTTACATATATTATGGCCTATCCTATTATCTACTTAGGTGggattgaaacaaacaaaaacaaaaacaccacaTACACAATGTGTATGCATTGATACATTCAGAAGCGGTTGGTTGCACGTGTATGgaaatactctttttttttgtgcggaAATAAATTATAACTCTGGTTATGTACACCATGGATAATCATCACATTCCCGTGTGCGACTGCTGAAATCAAGTTTAGGTGTGAACCACTATCCCTCATCAAGAAAGTAACATACTGTGGTacttgtttctgttttcttgaaaaatatgcattCTTGTTATTACATGATCACGTTATCACGTTATCACGTTATCAAAACgtcacttttttcaaaatcttcaacgtTATGATTTATTGGAATAAGGACACCTGCGACAATGCGGGCAAATCGAATTCTGTAacatacacaaaatagaaaatctTTGTTTAATTTCACACGTCTATTTATCGTATTCTATACacatcacaaaatcaaagaacTGAATATTTTCAGTCAAAACCAGCGTCTGATGACTCTCTTCCCATTGCTCCGTGGTCCTCCCCGTGGTCCTCCCCGTGGTTTGAGCAAAGATATCACCATTCTACGTCAATATCTTGACAATATTGTAAAGCTCTTTCATCTTTTGAGACTTTATCATTCCCTTCAAAGGTTAGGTCTTCTTTGATGTGTATACCATGTATGCtcttaaaaaacacaaaaacagtaAGTGATCTGAATAAAAGCACGTTTCAGCTAAACTTTACGGCTGTTTTCGACACTTAGGAATTCATTCATAACGggatttatttcattcacatcACCAGGAAAATGTTAACGGTTTGATAGATAACTCTTTAGCATGATAATTTAGAAATCACTGGCAGATTTTAACTTTAACATTCTGTATGCATGCAGAACCTGGATTTCTTGGATGCTACCGGGGAGATCGTCTCACGTTTCAGGCTTTCAATGTTTCCGGATTCAACGTTCAGTCGGATGGAGAGTGTGTGTCTACCTGCAGACGAAAACCCGGAAACCATGACATTGCTATTGTTAATGAAATGAACTGCATATGTTATCGATCAGTTAAATATGCAAACTTCATTTCTGGCATGAGGTATACTCATTATTGGACATCTGAAACCAGCGTAGAATCTGAACCCGGCCAGCAAGTCCATTGTTTGTTCAACCGTGAGTATACATATCAAAATCATTTGGCATGCGACAGTCAGCAACTTGTCCTATTTTGTATTCTaaatattaaagggatagtacagtattggtggagatgagaatcgggcttttaactttttgcgagataccaagaaaacacttatgatatagtacagagcataccattttaagaggaattcaaagtctatttgatgaaaatcgggtttggaatgactgaaacatcctaaaacaaagtaaaacaaagcgatcgtaataaagtgagggtcccacactttattagaatcgctcattttcggatatctcagccattttaaaaccaattttcatcaaataaacgttgcatTCATCAtagaattaaatgctctttcatatttcatgaggtttctcattatctcaccaaaaatgttacaaacctgaaattaggcctcaaccaaaactatactatccctttaactcttaaaaatgttatatttcatattattgaCAACATGTCCTTATAGGATTGGTACTGATTTTCGGACATGGTACCAAACCTACCGATCTATCTCTGCTTGTAGGACTGAAACAGTAATGTATCACACATTATAACCATTATTTGTACTAGTCTCTGTAAATCGCTAACACCGCTATTAGAAATTTGAACATaagacaaaatagaaaaaaaaaaaacattattgcACTGCTtgattgttttttattctttttcctcGTACAAAAATATCgtgatgattattttttttctaatgttgTTAACGAGAATTCCATACTTTCTTCATTTATGGTGCTGTCGGGTATTGTGATCACACTGGACACGGTTCAGATGTTCACTGTTTGGTACTGTCACAAAttctgtgaaaagaaaaaaaaacgtgacAACCGTCTTTACAGTTAAGTGAGCAATGGTGGCGACAGCAATATTTGATAGTTGAACTCggttacataatattatacctCTATTTATTCCTGTTGTATATCTTGGTCACATTGTTTCGTCGATTGCGACTTTTCTCTTTTATCGAAGTTTCTGTCGGGTTTTGTAAGCATCCCGGCCCTGTATGTGGTGGTTATTGGGACTCTGATATCACCAGTTTTGGATCCAAGATGACTCTTACATGTGACGAAGGATTCATGTTAAATGGCAGCGCGACACTGCAGTGTTTGGGACTACCTGGGTGGTCGACTTACTTCCCGGTTTGGAACGCGTCAGTCCCGTCTTGCCGCGCAATCAAAAATGCAACAAAAGGTTTGTGTAGTACAAACTCACAGTATGTCATAACGTAACCACAATTAAGCACTTTttcaagggatggtataattttggtaAAGATAGGGATTcagctttttactttttttgcgagataattagaaaccacttatgagaCATTAAAGAGCATAATTCTATTCTAAcaggaaatcaaagtttaaaAATGAGTTTTGAAGCGACTGGTACAtcttgaaaaaaagataagaaagagATTGCAACACTAAAAAAGGCTTGTCCAACATTTGGCAACTGCGTAAGTTTAGTCATGAAATGATGAGACAATCCGCagcatctcattttttttttgtggaataaatTTGACCTATTCATATTCTCCGACATAATTATAACTCGCTAGCTGCCAAAAGAGATGCTAATAGATCGTGGTCATTATTCTGTGTCCCACAAATGAGCTTATATCATCATACTATGTCGTAGATTGTGATTCTTGTATAACTCGACgagtgttgcgacacggattgtcgcccctacacggattgtcgctcCCGGctcgggggcgacaatccttgacggagttggcggcacggattgtcgtctggcgacaatccgtgacgagggctggcggcacggattgtcgcccgccctcgaagcacattttgctgggtaatatcgttctggacatagtcattgaaatactaacacatacctttacatggctacatccatgcaaataTGCCATGTATagaagtcatggtgaggtttcaagga of the Diadema setosum chromosome 16, eeDiaSeto1, whole genome shotgun sequence genome contains:
- the LOC140239681 gene encoding uncharacterized protein translates to MTIDFQVTFETPSVKLVGEPSPMDGLVVMESNSHMCYFDFNLRAADLVCRELGFPAAKDYSADAISGPAISDKTQWFSYSKGCHKARLQDCLSKRAECPCNRTVRLRCREPGFLGCYRGDRLTFQAFNVSGFNVQSDGECVSTCRRKPGNHDIAIVNEMNCICYRSVKYANFISGMRYTHYWTSETSVESEPGQQVHCLFNLSVGFCKHPGPVCGGYWDSDITSFGSKMTLTCDEGFMLNGSATLQCLGLPGWSTYFPVWNASVPSCRAIKNATKDNECQDVEISTSTSKTMGGTANEIYQAAEEWTTFQETLATSFPGGLIS
- the LOC140240164 gene encoding putative nuclease HARBI1, with amino-acid sequence MDDQRVHLIAALIQQRNHNLFSLYQVLDRRRRRRRRRRPRAVWVRGWIVRRMEFGLYDQLMVELRNEDPRAFHHFMRMPPAMFDELVERLRPRLTKPSTNFRPNLDPGLKVALTLRHLASGTTYRNMQYAWRVPHNSISKVVREVVEAIVEEYVDELLRCPTTEQGWKQLAEDWYQRWNFPHTVGAIDGKHVACKAPANSGSTYHNYKGFFSIILFAMVDADYKFIYIDASGNGSASDAQIYNASDLKDGLERNLIMGFPGPDPLPNDTQDVPYFIVGDDAFSLRTYLMKPYSSRYLTREERIFNYRLSRARRVVENAFGILANRFQILLTTMQHDPETVRSIVEACCILHNLMRTRYPVLQNRLVDRQQGNGDMEPGEWRQGLNLMDTVDVQGHNRASREGKKQRNLLRHWCNSPAGSVEWQDRMIDD